CGTCACACAATTCACAGCCTCCTAACTTTCAAATCGTTTATTTCTCTTTTTCCATGTATGAAGTTTCAAATGGTTCCCACAGCAGATGCAGCATGCAGAGATGGATAAGAAGGTAAAAACCTAAGACTGAAACCGTTTTTTTTGCCTCCACCCTATACCACCCcataataaaacacacacacacacacacacagatcccttTCCTCCGATAGTGGACACATTTAGCACAAACCTAAAAAAACAACTAAAAAAACAAAGGAGGGACCACTAATACTACCATGTTAATAACAAATATATatgtaaagaaaataatatatacaacaaaaacaacatctCGAATGGTTTCCCCCTGAAACAGAGCTGGTAGGCTACTCTGGGGCATAAGTGACGCTTTGCTGGAATAGAAGTGACAGAGATATCCAAAAGATTATAGTTGTTTAGAATAACAGTTACATGTAGTGGAGTTACTTTGAGTCATTTCCATATTTATTCAACATTCACCAATTCTTTTTTTGGCAACATCCATATACATGTCATTTTCATTTGTTATAATATATTAACATTAAGAGTCATATGTAAACATAGAGATTTTCAAAAAAATGGATCTACATGCACAAAGAAGAGAGAACCCTCCATGTCATGCAAGCACATCACAAGACTTCGGGGGCCTTTTAAGATCAGATAAGAGCCATCGTCGTGCAGCACGCCATTGAAGACAAAACAGCGGTGCGAGGCGGGCGCATGCGGCACAGGATCACGCACGTGAACACCCGCCCGTCGGTGCATTCAGTTGAGCAAAAAAGCAGAGCCACAAACTTAAAACACGTTTAAATTCCATAAAATGTATAGATACAAATAAAACCTGTTCTGtcttgtcccctctctctgtgtaaagAACGTTGGTAGCTTTATAATAAAATGCCCTTTTGTCGGTTGCATCttcaagaaaaaaaaagaagaagaatgttcaggaggtagggaggaagagggacagcCCACCTGTGACCTTGCACTATTACCTCAACTCACGGCAAGAGTCCATACAATGTTTGAGAAACCAAATTAAAAGATGTTCATGAAATAGATGCAAATTACATGGTCAAGAAGGCTAAATGTGTACGTTGAAATCAACGCCTCGCAAAAGCCGAACCAACTTAACATCCCTCAATGTCCTAACTGTAGCCTACTTACTGTAAGTTACCTCAGCTCTGCCTGCAGTTAAGTTGTTaaatgcaaccccccccccccccccccccaaaaagctAGATTTACCATATCACAAGCATTTAAACCAGAAGCACTCATCTCTACTTCTTCTCTGTAACCAATCCATATCTGTAACTTAACATGGCTGACGAAAGCAGTAAATACAAAAACACATTAACGAGAATATTCTAAATGGCCTGTGATGTCCTACCATGCAGATTGAAAACGTGCTTTTTGTTGGAATAAGAGACTTAAGGTGAAAATTATTTGCATAACCAACCAGTGACTGAAAAAAAAAAGACCTTGTCCTTGAAGTAAAACCGTAAGCTTGTATGTGCAGAAATGTAAATATTATTCTCTCTACTCCACTGCATCTTCAAAGCAAGATGATCGATGTCCCTGACAATATAAATATGTATAGTGCACAATCCCCCTTATTAAAAAAAAAGAGGCCGTCTCACATGATCTTAAAAACATAGCTGTTCAAAATATTGGGAGTGAAAGAAGCAGGGAAAGCATTTGCCTGGAAAATGTAATTGGACTGTTTGAATCGTGCAGTATGCACATTGAAATAAGCAAATTCTACCGAATGTTGATAGAAAAAGATGTATACCATTATATTCAACCGGTTTATTATATGTTCTGGTTGGCACTTCATGCTCTAtttttgtgttgtgttgaaatcAAGTACATCAAGTTACATCACAGCTAACTACACACATCCCCCACCCCTCCAAAAAAAGCCAAGaccaaaataaatatgaaaaaaaaaatcccaacTGCCTCAAAATCAAAGAGAAACACACTAAcccttcctccaccaaactgaaACACTCACTCAACGATAAAAAGCTGTCCTTCAGGCTTTTAAAGTGCTACACCGGGTTATTGAGAGAACTCATGTTCGATAACACTATAAAATGGTTGGCGTCAGAAGGCTCGGGTTGGAAAAAAAAAGAAGTGGCTTCACAGAGAAAAATACTTCCATTGAAAAATACACAGAGACCTTTGCTGGATGACACCTTGAGCAGATCCTCAGAAATGGAGAAGAAAGCGAAAAGGGATTTTTTGCAGGGGCCCGTGAGGTCAGTCACACGTCCACAACCATCTTTTTGTGTATGTCTAATCCTCCCACCACCTAATGGAAGACAAGAGGGGCAAGAAACTGTCACGGACGCAACAGACACCTTTAGAATTTGAACAGAAGTGACGCACCGCGATCATGATCATGGGAATATGATTGCAACATTTCAGATCAATTCAGAGTTTTTTTGTTGCAGAAATCCCTGTTGGGAAGATTTCCTGATTATTCCCCTACTGGTTCCGGGAAATCCCCCAAATGGGATTTCTCAAACTTGTGAACATTTTACGGAAAGTTTCAGGAACTGTGCAACCCTATCACAGAGATAAAACGTTGTTTCTTCGACTCACCGCACAAAACTCCTCAAAGGATATCCTCCCGTCGCCGTCTTTGTCTGCGTTGATGATGGTTTTGTCAACAATCTGCTGGAGCTGGGTGTCCTTTAAGTTGTTCCCCACCATCATCTTGAGGACCTGGAAGAGTTCGCCGTTGGATATGTAGCCGTCCTTGTCCATGTCGTAGATCCTGAAGGCAACTAACAGGACAAGGGGGAAGATGGAAGGTTGGGTCAGACCTCTGGGGTTTCATCGCAGCGTCATTGGAATGACCTGCCAATACGCGCATTTTAAAAAAGGGAAGAACTTCTGAACATCCAAGAATGgggatcattttcatcatcaCAGAAAAGCAAACATTTGCTTTATGAGCTCAGCATTGGTGTATCGACAAAAAGGTGGGTAATCACTTTAAAATGGGGGGTGGAACGTCACAGTGAAAGCAGTTGAGATTAGTTGGCAGTCTACTTACAGCGCAGTTTCATCTCTTTATCACCTTTGACACTGAACTGGGAGACGCCCTCAATGAATTCTGTCAAAGAATGTGAAGCCATTTTGAGTCAACCAACAATTAAAAAGGACAGTAAACAAGGACATGAACACACGTCGGATATCGTTATTTCATTCACTCAGTTGTATAAGAGCTAGAGGGGGGCTTTCGAGGAAAATGCCCAAACGGCCCAAAAACTGTTAAGGCATTTTCTGATTTAAGGTTGGTCAGCATAACATCATAATGCAGGCGAACACTTCGTATAAAAAAACACATTATACATTAAGCATTTGGTTGATGATTTCATTTCAAGGTGAAACAGCACTGGTCATTATCCACAAGGATAGCCTACAACAAAGACACCAGACTAAAACAGACAACAAAGGCTCGTTTGAAGTTAGAATTTAAAAAAAGGTGAATAACCCCATATATCAGTCTTACCTTTGAAGTCGACTTCCCCATTGCCATCTGTGTCAAATATATCGATAACTCGCTGTACAAGGGGATTCTGTTGGAGTTCCGGTAAGGACATAAACTCTTCCACGCTCAAGGAGCCAGAGTTATCTAGGTCGAGTTTCTTAAATCTCTTTCCTAGCCTCTTAATCTCATCAGCATCAACTGAAATAgaaaaggagagagcgagaaagggtgGCGTTAAAAACCGACCTCTTCACATATAGGGGAACAAAACTTTACACAGCAGACTCCATTTTCTAGGGTAGCAACCACCACTGCCGGGTTTCGGGAAGCACACTTTCagcacacggggggggggggggggggggagaaaacgGGCCAACCTGGTCACTTACATCTGGTGTTATGGTCCTTTGCGGCCTTTAGAATTGATTCACCTGTCCCCGATTGATTCTTACCCAAATTCTTGCGAGTGCTGGCCATAGCATAGCCGTCCCAAGCTACCGCCCACCTAGTGTAGTTTGATACAGGTGGCCAACATTGAGCGACAGCAGCAGCATACCTCTCGGTTCCCCACTCTAAGCTCTTTCACTGCGTCATGTGACGCCTCCTTCACACTAATCACTGGACTGATATGCATTAATCGTAACGTGGACACAACAGCTTGAGGTGGACTTAAGTGAGACTAAGTGTGAACCGTAATGTGGGCGGGATTTCACAAAATTAACCTTTCACCTGCTGCTGTGCACAATGCTTGATTCTACATACACGAGAAAGAATATTCCAGTAGTTTGTTAATACGATCAACCTCGCACTAGTATTAAAATCACCTACAGAGTCTCACTGTAAATAACAagctatttttttttatcagtcTTCGAGGGCACAATTCATATCTACAGACTCAAAAGTATTTTTCCATCAGCTTTATTTAACAGGCAATCCGGAGTTTCTCTCTGACCCGATATGGCTTGGGTTTGCTGAGGCGTTCCTCTGGGCACCTCGACGTGGCAGTGGTGTTTTAGTCAGCAGTGTTGTACCATGATGACAGGCTTAACAAGTAGGAACCAACAGCTGCCATAACTGAGACCCACCACTAGATGTACCACAAAACAAGTGAGTGGGGTGTCACAAGAACTAGAATATTACTATGGCGGCTATACATTATGGGGTGCTGCCAATACAGCACCACAGTGAAAACGGATGCCCTTTTACATCTATTTGTGAGCAACTCTCTGCAAAATGGGTCCTACCAAATTGGAAAAAACGTAAACACGCAGCGCCTTTCTACGTGGATTGTGGGGGAGGGTTCTTGAAATCCAACATCCAATCAAAATGTAGCCGCTTAATGTAAACGGCCCAATCTAGGCGTTTTAGCTAATATGACATTTTGGATGGCTACACGACACTACCTGGCAACAGGTGCATTGGTAATTTCATATCTCTACATTAATAACCTTATTAATTATGTGGAAAATGAATTGAAGACAAATCAATATAAGCCGGAAAGTTCTGCATCTTTTTCCAGCCCCCAAAAGCCCGTCAGTAGTAGTCTGACATGGAGACAAGGAAGGATGCCATTGAAAATAATATGGATATAGCCAGCCCATTGATGATAATTTTAGTTAAGCTGATTTAACTTACACCTTAATAATTTCAGCGTTAACGATGGACTAACTCTTGTATACAAACTTTTTTAAATACATCAATAGCTCCTCCCCTGACACAAACTCTTTACCAGGGGATGCAAAAATGTAGCTGCAGAGGCACAGGCCCCAACAGCACTGCATTAATTCAATTACACTTGCACAACAGTATATGCCAGACAGTGCTGGGTACCATTCTGTCCGTGTATACCGTCCACGAGTGTAGATCAAATAGATGGAGGAAAAAAGTATTTATAGccacaaggcagagagagaaacaccccTCACTCCACACACAGCTAAATGGCTGGTGCTGCCCTCCCCTCGGGAAACCCCTAGCAACAAGGAAACCCAGCAAGCCAACACACAAAGGGGGGAGGGTATTTTGAGAGCTGCAGTCAGACAGCCAGCTGGAGAGGCTttcaacacaaactgatctgcagAAGGAGACAACGTGTTACATTCACATCGGTTTCATAATTCGGCTCACTGGGCCTCATCTCCCTCACAACCAATGACCACGCAGACAGCTTGAGAGTTCTGAGACTGTCTCCCAGGTCTTCATGAATCAAGCCCCGGTTATGATATTTTAGGAACACTGTTACCACCACAATTGGGTTATCAACCATTTGTTATGTTAGTGTTACTAGCATTCAGGCACGTGTCAAGATTTAGCCTCGTACGAGTCTAAATAGTCATTTTATAGTAATTCTAGACACTGGCTTGCTCTAGAGACCTGTAAACAAATCATGCCCCCCCAGAGAGATATAACCGCTACGCAAGCTAACCAATGAGCTAACCAATATCACACCTATAAACCAACCACGCATCTGACAAGAGGCAGATAATAAGGAAGTGGCGGTGACTACATTGCCATCGCACTTAATTCACTGCTGCAgaaacacaaccccccccccccttacatgTGGGCGAGTCACACCGCTGATCTTACTGAAAAAGCGGCACCCACTGGGGCGCATCAAAGCACTGCAGCTCTCCCAAACAGCCGAATAAATACTCTCAGCTCTGCCTCTATACAATATATGGGAAGTTCATTTGTCTTGATGTGCTGGTTTGTAGCTCAATTTGGATGGTTTattatcttgttgttgttgttttttttatatacataatGCGTTTGTGATGTTTTTTGATTGGAATGTGTCTGTGAGAATGTGCCTGTGAGAATGTGTCTGTGTACAAAATAACAAGTAAATAAAACCTGTCTATAGATGCAGATCCTCTTCTAGTTTGATGAACAGATCATGAATTGCTCCAAAGAACACGGTAGCCAATACGTGGCCGTCTGTGTACATGCATACTTGTGTGTGGGTTTGCATGCATGTATACTTATGTGTGGGTTTGCATGCATGTATACTTGTGTGTGGGTTTGCATGCATGCATACTTGTGTGTGGGTTTGCATGCATGCCACGTTCTGCTGCGTCACCATGCTTGACTGGTGCTCCTTACGACACGCCCAAAGCTCTCAGCAGATGCTAAAGATCGCCACTTAGAGATACGCACACTGTGCTAAGACTAGTCTAagcggggagggagggggtgtacAAGTGGGTACAACTACAGAAAAACACAAGGTGTTAAGAGGGGAGTCACCATGTTCTCTTGAAGCGAAAAACAGTCTTTGCAGGGCAAGTCATTTTGTCTGTTTCGCTACAGCCTTGCACAGGGAGTCACCTAACCCTCCGAGTAGAAGTTGCCCCTCtgctaggatcagcttccccttccCCGTATCCAACCTTTACCCTTCGGGGTAAAAGACAGAACTGACCAGCATTCTAGGGGTCTACTAACGAACGCCCTGACTAGTGGACCTGGACAGGGATCTGGGTGAGTTCCCAGTGTTCAGACCCTGCCAGCTTGGCGCGCACAGCTGATTTAAGGTTGTGCGCCTTCTTGACACGGCGAACAGCTGCCCCACGCCCTGCTCCCAGGAGTGAGGGGGTGGGTAAGAGACTCCCCAAAATATCCCACTGTGGGGGAAATCCATCGGCTGGCTGAGGTTTGAGACCTGTTGAAGTCTCTTGTTTTTTGATTGTCCTGCAGGTGCGCAACCCAGGCGTGTGACTCTAAATACAAGGTGTGTTTTTGATGGTCGGGGTTGTGTCAGCTGGTTCATAAGCATCAAAGTGGCAAGTCTTTATGAAGTGAGACCCCTAAGTCAACACCAGAAAGTAGTACCGTCTACTTGCACCCGTGACAAAGTCCTACAcgagtctggtctctctcaaaACGATTGAGAACCTGGCATTTGCTTTTCCAGTCAGACACATTCTGTACAAGACTGGTCAGGGAGAAACAGATAGAGGGAGATTGTTCTGGGTTAAAGGCAAGTAAAGGAACAAGTGCCGTCGTAAATCACGGTCCGACGGCCACCCCTGTGACACCTAACGTAACAGCTCGTTAGGGAGGTGCGGAGGTCCCCCCCCCCCGAAAAAGTAGAGCCTGAAAGTTAAGTCCTGAAACTCTAATTAGCCCCATTTTCTCTTGAGGGGTGGGTGGATTGATGAGGTTGGAGGGATGGCGCAGCAGGGTGACAAACCAATTAAAAATTGAATATTACTCGGGCTAAAAATAAATAAGGCTCTCCCACCAGCCCTGAAACTGACCTTTATGAGGGGAGAGGCATTTTTTTTTAGCTGTGGCAGCCAAGTGCTCAAGCCTCCCAGCAGCGTCTGAGACTGGGTCACACTGTGAAGGGCTGAAGTATGCAGTATAGCGTGTGGTGATGTATATATTGTTCTGCTCAATTCCCCCGACCGGACCAGTTGTTTACCTATTAAGTGTCCCAGACTTTTGTAAACTGCAACGCCAATGGTAGATTCTGGCCTTTGAATTGACTGGGCGGTCACTCTTCAAACCCAGAGACAATACAATCCCATAGCCTAAACTTTTTTTTACATCAAAATTGTTCTCGGTCCAGGTAAATTAGATTCAATTCCAGTCATATCTGAATATTACATACAGGACAGCCCACAGCTGATATCGTTTGAATCACAGCAGCAGTATTGGAGAAGTTGCCGGTGACACTCTCAAATACTTACAGTGTGTACACATCTCCAAGGGATAACTTGCTTCGTTTCCCTAGAAAGAAAGAGGAAAAGAATGGTGAGAATGACCATCCAACCTAATGTTTATTCAGAAATGAAGACAGGAAACCATAGCTAATAACATTCACCATTCAAATCTGTATTTTCTTCTTCAAAATATATGAATTGTGTTGCTATAATAAGATGGCATTCGCACCAAGGGTCTGAAATATTGCCATTTTACCATGGATTACATTGTAACAAGTTGAGTGGTGACAAGCTTATGTAAAGACCCGATTTGTGTGCACCACATAAGACAAACGCCATACCAATTATTGCGTCTGGGGTATACTACCACCTCAACATTGACACACGAAAGTGATGATGTGCTAATATGTTGATGTGAGCTTGGTACGTTAATAGGGAAACAACATTAACCCTACAGAGTGACACAATATCCTGCCACTAAAACGGCAGGTAGATTTGAAACCCATTCTCGGTCCATCCCACTCTCTGCATTTTGTTTATCCCTCAGAAGTGGCATTCTCCATTATGCATGagaacaaacagaatgaactggaTTCTGCCAGAGCTGGAAATGAGGGCAACCCACTGCCTTTGCCTTTCCGCATCTCAGTGGGACATAAAGGAATTGAAAAAGGCCGATAGAGAAAGGCTGTGCCTTCCTTATTAGATAAAGACTTGGGCCATGACTGAACGGCTAGCCAAAAAGGGGCATGGACTATCCTAAATGCCTCTAAATAACTATCCATTTAAATCCAAGTTAAAACATTTATCTCCTGAATATCATAGAGCACttctgtggctcagttggtaagaggCATTAGCCACGCCAGGGTCATGGGTTCAGTTCCTGCTCGGgtcacatatacagtgcattagtAAAGttttcagaacccttgactttatccacattttgttacgttacagccttattctaaaatagattaaatgcatttttatcctcatcctcatccacacacacacacaaccccataatgacaatgcgaaaacaggtttagacatatttgcaaatgtattaaaataaaaataaaaaacatatctatcttatttacgtaagtattcagaccctttgctatgagactcgaaattgagctcaggtgcatcctctttccattgatcatcctttagatatttctacaacttggagttcacctgtggtaaattcaattgattggacatgatttggaaaggcatgcacacctgtctatataaagtcccacagttgacagtgaacgtctgagcgaaaaccaagccatgatttttctgaaggaattgtccgtagaactctctagacaggattgtgtcaaggcacagatgtggggaagagtaccaaaaaaatgtatgcagcatagaagctccccaagaacacggtggcctccatcattcttaaattgaagaagtttgaatctaccaagacttttcctagagctggccgcccacccaaactgagcaatcgggggagaagggacttggtcatggaggtgaccaagaacccgatggtcactctgacagagctccagagttcctctgtggagatgggagaaccatcctgcagcactccaccaatcaggccattatggtagtggtcagacggaagtcactcctcggtaaaaaaggcacatgacagcctacttagagtttgccaaaagcacctaaaggactctcagaccatgagaaacaagattctctggtctgatgaaaccaagattgaactctttggcctgaatgccaagcgtcaggtctggaggaaacctggcaccatccctacggtgaagcgtggtggtgacAGGATCCTGCTgtagagatgtttttcagcggcagggactagaagactagtcaggatcgagggaaagatgaaaggagcaatgtacagagagatccttgtcgTAATcttactccagagcgctcaggacctcagactggggcgaaggttcacctttcaacaggacaacgaccctaagctcacagccaagacaatgcaggagtggcttcaggacaagtctctgaatgtcgttgagtggcccagccagatcccggacttgaacccgttcaaacatctctggagagacgtgaAAAAACTGTacagcgaagctccccatccaacctgacagagcttgaaaggatctgcagagaaaaatgggagaaactccccaaatacaggtgtgccaagcttgtagcgtcatacctaagaagcagaggctgtaatcgttgccaaagtactgagtaaaggttctgaatacttatgtaaatgtgatagtttttttattattatacatttgcagaaatttctacaaacctgtttttgctttgtcattatggggtattgtgtgtagattgatgaggaaaaaaactaacaatttaaatccattttagaataaggctgtaatgcagcaaaatgtggaaaaagccaagaagtctgaatactttcagactGCACCGTATACTAAAAACATATGCACCGTATACTAAAAACATATGCACCGTATACTAAAAACATATGCACTGTATACTAAAAACATATGCACTGTACACTAAAAACATATGCACCGTATACTAAAAACATATGCACCGTATACTAAAAACATATGCACCGTATACTAAAAACATATGCACCGTATACTAAAAACATATGCACCGTATACTAAAAACATATGCACTGTAAGGAcagtaagttgctttggatagaAATGTCTGCCAAATATTAGAATGGCTAGCGAGGCTACCTTGTGTAAATCCACACATCATCCAGAATGTGCTGATGAGGACTATGTTGCAGAATCCGAATCGGGATTGCAAGCCGAAATTCCTTTTCTCTGTGATGAATACAAAACAGTGAAAGTAGGAGACCTGTTTCGACTTGCTGCTGATAACAAAGCCTGGCATAACCCAAGACTGATCATTGACAACCAGAAAGACACGGCCCTGTCTTTCCATCTAGCTAAGCTTTGGATACAATACCAAATAAAATTACGTTGGGCATATAGGCTCCATATCCCCATCACTTGAAGTCATAAAATAGTAAAGGAAATGTCAATAAAAGTATCATTCAATTTGTTTCATGAACAGTATTTTAGGGATTAGGCTCCAACGTCCAGGCAATGTGACTTTTGGTCACCCACTGGTGTGGGTTACTTTTGGTTTGGcaaatatcaaatatatcaaaATATCAACATTTTGTCTCACACTTTCTTCATTTGATATAGGCTGACCTCAACTCCAAGAATCCCATAGATGTCCATGCTCAAAGTGTTTTCAAATCACTGGCACAGTAGTGTTGATGCTGCAACAGTCTTGTGCCTCTGACTTCAGGTCACACGGAGCATTCAATTCAAGTGGACTGGGGGGTTTAGGATTACACCATTTCCTTGGTGTAAGGTCATGTCTGTGTGGTAACCAAACAGTGGGCGTTCTAGAAGTAAACCTAGTTTTGTAATTATAACATTGCAAAATGGTGGGAGGGCAGATGGGTTGGATTTAGGCCTAACTCAGCTGTGTAGTTTGTACCACAATTGCCAGTCCAAACATATAAAATTAACAATGATCTTGTTATTTTCTTTTCAACATCCTTTCCTTCAGGCAACTAATTTGTCACTAAcgattcattaaaaaaaaaaaaaaatgtctaggCGTATTCAACACTGTTACCAGTTAGTACTCACATTACTACAACTGGGTTTGGAAAGTGAGGAGTATTTTCTTCCAAATCCATCCCCTTAGTTTATCTAAAACATCTGTACTAAGGGTTAAGAAGAAGCAAGCCAGTCTCCCGACACGCATTGTATTGAAAAACTTTCACAGTATATGCCAAGGCTGGTAGTAAGCTACACATTTTTCTCTTGAGCACCATGACAGCACTATCTGTCAAGAGCTG
This genomic stretch from Oncorhynchus clarkii lewisi isolate Uvic-CL-2024 chromosome 13, UVic_Ocla_1.0, whole genome shotgun sequence harbors:
- the LOC139424709 gene encoding calcineurin subunit B type 1, with amino-acid sequence MGNEASYPLEMCTHFDADEIKRLGKRFKKLDLDNSGSLSVEEFMSLPELQQNPLVQRVIDIFDTDGNGEVDFKEFIEGVSQFSVKGDKEMKLRFAFRIYDMDKDGYISNGELFQVLKMMVGNNLKDTQLQQIVDKTIINADKDGDGRISFEEFCAVVGGLDIHKKMVVDV